Proteins encoded by one window of Lathyrus oleraceus cultivar Zhongwan6 chromosome 1, CAAS_Psat_ZW6_1.0, whole genome shotgun sequence:
- the LOC127126330 gene encoding potassium transporter 4 — protein MDSQSQSIPSSSRNPSQLSWMNLSRNLLLAYQSFGVVYGDLSTSPLYVYTSTFKGKLKDHHDEETIFGVFSLIFWTITLIPLLKYVFIILSANDNGEGGTFALYSLLCRHAKFNLLPNQQAADEELSSYKYGPSSQTGASSPLKMFLEKHKRLRTVLLVVVLFGACMVIGDGVLSPAISVLASVSGLKVTITKFNNGELVLLACVILVGMFALQHCGTHRIAFMFAPIVIIWLLSIFIIGIYNTVLWNPKIVFAISPHYIIQFFIKTGTEGWISLGGILLCITGAEAMFADLGHFTATSIRLAFAAVIYPCLVMQYMGQAAFLSKNLNSIQNSFYDSIPEPVFWPVFVIATLAAIVGSQASITATFSIIKQCHALDCFPRVKVVHTSKHMFGQIYIPEINWILMVLTLAVTIGFQDTTLIGNAYGLACMTVMFVTTFLMALVIVFVWQKSFVIAALFLLFFWVIEAVYLSAAFLKVHQGGWVPLVLSFFFLVVMYVWHYGIRRKYKYDLHNKVSLKWLLGLGPSLGIVRVPGIGLIYSELATGIPAIFTHFVTNLPAFHKVLVFVCVKSVPVPHVSPEERFLIGRACPRPFRMYRCIVRYGYKDIKRDDGEFENHLIQSIMEFIQMEAVEPQFSSSDSSSFDVRMAVIGTRSLESTPTLIASEQDDVDIDESIPSSRSITLRRLQSTIDDENPQVRKRRVRFQVPNNPGLDNAVKEEILDLIQAKEAGIAYIMGHSYVKARKSSSFLKKIVIDMGYSFLRKNCRGPAVALNIPHISLIEVGMIYYV, from the exons ATGGATTCTCAATCTCAATCCATACCTTCTTCTTCTCGTAATCCCTCTCAG TTGTCATGGATGAACTTGTCTAGGAATTTATTGTTAGCATATCAAAGCTTTGGTGTAGTATATGGAGATCTAAGCACATCACCTCTCTATGTTTATACAAGCACATTTAAAGGAAAGTTGAAGGATCACCATGACGAAGAAACTATCTTCGGTGTTTTTTCGTTGATTTTCTGGACTATTACATTAATACCTTTGCTTAAATACGTATTCATCATATTGAGTGCCAATGATAACGGTGAAG GTGGGACGTTTGCTCTCTATTCACTGCTCTGTAGGCACGCCAAATTTAATTTGCTTCCCAATCAACAAGCAGCGGACGAGGAGCTGTCGTCCTACAAATACGGTCCCTCGTCGCAGACCGGAGCCTCGTCTCCGCTCAAGATGTTTTTGGAGAAGCACAAACGTTTAAGAACAGTCCTGCTTGTTGTCGTACTGTTTGGTGCTTGTATGGTCATAGGCGATGGCGTGCTTTCACCGGCTATTTCAG TTCTCGCATCGGTATCAGGGTTAAAAGTTACGATAACGAAATTCAATAATGGTGAACTTGTCTTGCTAGCATGTGTCATATTAGTTGGCATGTTTGCTCTTCAACATTGTGGAACACACAGaattgcatttatgtttgcaccGATCGTAATCATCTGGCTTCTATCGATTTTTATTATTGGGATCTATAATACCGTACTCTGGAATCCAAAAATAGTCTTTGCCATCTCGCCACATTATATCATCCAATTCTTCATCAAGACTGGTACCGAGGGTTGGATTTCTCTCGGAGGGATACTTCTCTGTATCACTG GAGCCGAAGCTATGTTTGCAGATCTTGGCCACTTTACTGCTACATCAATAAGG CTTGCATTTGCAGCTGTTATATACCCGTGTTTGGTAATGCAATACATGGGCCAAGCAGCTTTTTTGTCTAAAAACCTCAACTCTATTCAAAATAGTTTTTACGACTCGATACCTG AACCTGTATTTTGGCCGGTCTTTGTTATTGCTACGTTGGCCGCCATTGTTGGAAGTCAAGCGTCCATCACTGCCACTTTTTCCATCATCAAGCAGTGTCATGCACTTGATTGTTTTCCCCGCGTCAAAGTCGTTCACACTTCGAAACACATGTTTGGACAGATCTACATCCCGGAAATAAACTGGATACTCATGGTTCTGACTCTCGCTGTAACCATTGGATTTCAAGACACAACCTTAATCGGAAACGCTTACG GACTTGCTTGTATGACCGTAATGTTTGTGACGACATTTCTGATGGCACTAGTCATAGTTTTCGTCTGGCAGAAAAGCTTCGTGATTGCTGCACTATTCCTTTTGTTCTTTTGGGTGATAGAAGCGGTATATCTATCGGCGGCGTTCCTAAAAGTGCACCAAGGAGGATGGGTTCCGCTTGTCCTGTCGTTCTTCTTTTTGGTCGTTATGTATGTATGGCATTACGGTATTCGTAGGAAGTACAAATACGATCTACACAACAAAGTTTCGTTGAAATGGTTACTAGGTTTGGGACCTAGTCTTGGAATTGTCCGTGTCCCGGGGATCGGTCTCATCTACTCGGAACTCGCAACGGGAATACCAGCTATATTCACTCATTTCGTAACTAACCTCCCTGCATTTCACAAGGTTTTGGTTTTCGTCTGCGTAAAATCGGTTCCTGTTCCACATGTCTCGCCTGAAGAACGGTTTCTGATTGGGCGAGCTTGTCCAAGACCGTTTCGAATGTATAGGTGCATTGTTCGATACGGCTACAAAGACATTAAAAGGGACGACGGCGAGTTCGAGAACCATCTCATACAAAGTATAATGGAGTTCATCCAAATGGAAGCGGTAGAACCACAGTTCTCAAGTTCCGATTCTTCGTCATTTGACGTGAGAATGGCTGTTATAGGCACCAGAAGCTTAGAATCAACTCCAACCTTGATCGCGTCCGAGCAAGACGACGTTGATATCGACGAAAGCATCCCTAGTAGCCGGTCTATAACACTACGACGCCTACAATCCACCATCGACGACGAGAACCCGCAAGTCAGAAAACGTCGAGTAAGGTTTCAAGTGCCTAACAATCCCGGGTTGGATAATGCGGTTAAAGAAGAGATTCTAGACTTAATCCAAGCCAAGGAAGCGGGAATCGCGTATATAATGGGACACTCATATGTGAAGGCGAGGAAATCATCGTCGTTCTTGAAAAAGATTGTGATCGATATGGGATACTCTTTTCTGCGGAAGAATTGCAGGGGTCCGGCTGTGGCTCTTAACATTCCACACATCAGTCTCATTGAAGTTGGAATGATATATTATGTTTAG